The following DNA comes from Nocardia sp. XZ_19_385.
CTCTCGCTCTCGACGCCGTCGACGGCGGCGACCGCGTCGTGCACGATCTTCCGCTCGAACGGAGTCATCGCCGCCAGCGCTTCGGGCGCACCCGATTCCAGCACCCGCTGCGCCGCGGCGGTACCGAGCTCGCTCAGTTCCTCACGGCGCTTGGCCCGCCAGCCGGCCACATCCAACATCAGCCGGCTACGCACACCGGTCGCCTGCTGCACCGCGAGGCGAGTCAGCTCCTGCAGCGCGTCGAGCACCTCGCCATTACGGCCGACCAGCTTCGAGAGATCCCGGCCGCCATCAATACTCACCACCGCGCGATCGCCTTCGACGTCCAGATCGATATCGCCGTCGAAATCCAGCACATCGAGCAACTGCTCGAGGTAGTCGCCCGCGATTTCGCCCTCTTCGATCAGGGCTTCCTCGGAGTCGGTCGCGACTTCAGCTGGTTCCGTTTCGGCGCTCACCATCGTCGTCGCCACTGTGGCGTCCCCTCCGTCGGTCTCAACAGTCATTTGGTTTTCCTTCATCTGCTCGCCGCGACCGCCTGGCCATCGCCGCCGGGTGGTACGCGATCAAGGGGTTGCTGCTCAGTGCGAGCGGGCGTGTCAGCGCCGCCGCTTCTGGTTGGCTCGACCGCGGTTCGGACGCTTCTGGCCGCCACCCGAACGACGCTGGGCCGAGCTCTTGGGCTTGGCGGCACCGGTGCCGTTCGACGAAACCGTGTCCACCACATCCTCGACCACGTCCATCGCATCGGCGTCGGTCGACTGCTTCTTCCGGACGTTCACCGGCTTGGCGCCCGGCTTCGGCGCGTTCTGCGCACGCTGCTCGAGCTTCTGCTGCTTCTTCTCTTCTTCTTCCTTCTCCATACGGCCGAAGACGAGGTGCTGCTGCCCGTAGGTCCAGATGTTGTTCGCGACCCAGTACAGCAGGATGGCGATCGGCAGGAACGGGCCACCGACGAGCACGCCGAGCGGGAACACCCACAGCGCGAGCTTGTTCATCATCGCGGCCTGCGGGTTGGCCGCGGCCTCCGCACTCTGGCGGGCCACCGAGGCGCGCGCGTTGAAGTGCGTCGCCAGACCGGCGATGATCATCAGCGGGATCGCGACGGCGCCGATGGCGACCCTGGAGGGCAGTTGGCCATCGATCGCGAACGCCTGCAGCTCGCTCACCGGGGTGGTGATGAAGGCCGAGATGGGCGCACCGAAGAGACGAGCGCTCAGGAACGACTGCACATCGGCGGCGTTGAAGACGTAGTTCGGGGTGTTGGCGTTGTCCTGGATGCTCATGCCGAGCTGACCGAAACCGTGGCCGGTCCGGTTGAACGACCGCAGCACATGGAACAGACCGAGGAACACCGGCACCTGCGCCAAGATGGGCAGGCAGCCCATCAGCGGGTTGAAGCCGTGATCCTTCTGGAGCTTCTGCATCTCCAGCGCCATCTTCTGGCGGTCGTTCTTGTATTTCTTCTGCAGCTCCTTGATTTGGGGCTGCAGCTCCTGCATCTGCTTGGTCGTGCGGACCTGCTTCACAAACGGCTTGTAGAGCACGACGCGAAGCGTGAAGACAAGGAAGACCACCGCCAGCGCCCAGGCGATACCGCTGTCCTTGCCCAGGCCGGGGATGGCCGCGAAGACTCGATGCCAGAACCAGAGGATCCAGGACACCGGGTAATAAATGAAGTCGAGCACGGCTCTATGCACTCCCGTCGTTCGGTTCGCCGATCACCGCGGGCGGTGATCCTTTACAAGCGTGTGGCGCCGCTGCGTCGTCGGAGGACGTGGCAGTGTCGGCAGCGGCCCCATCCCGGGCACGCGTGCGGCGCTCCGGAACGGGGTCCCACCCACCAGGGTGCCAGGGCGCACATTTGAGCAGTCGCACGACCGTCAGTCCGAGCCCGACGAACAGGCCCCGGGTGCGTAGCGCGGTGACGGCGTACTCGCTACAGGTTGGTGTGAAGCGGCACACCGGCATTCGAGTGGGGGAGACGTAGGTCCGGTACAGCTCGATCAAGAAGATCAACAAGCGAGCCGGCAGCCGCACGAGGCTTCTCACGACGACCGGGCCCCATCGAGTTTGCGCAACGCGCCCCGGAGCTGACGGAGTAGCTCGTCCGAGCTGGCGTCGGCGGCGCCGGGCAGCGCACGGATCACGATATCGGCCTCGGCGGGTAGATCGTGGATCACCTTGCCGCACATATGACGCAGGCGGCGGGCCACACGGTGTCGAATCACCGCGGAGCCCACCGCCTTGCTGACAATCAATCCGAATCGCGGACCGCCCACGCGGACCAGCGCACCCGCCGGAGCCTTCAGCCCCGGAGATGCTGCGCCGTCAGGTGAACTCGTGCCCACGATTCCGTCATACCCGCGAACGTGCACGTGTACGACCAGATCTCGCCTCCCGATTCGCTGGCCGCGGCGCACCGTCCGGGAGAAGTCGGCACGATGATGCAACCGATACGGCTCAGGCAACACCCGAGCGTCCGAATGCGAGGATCAGGCAGTCAGGGTCTTGCGACCCTTGCCGCGACGCGCGGCAACGATGGCGCGGCCCGCACGGGTCCGCATCCGGAGACGGAAGCCGTGGACGCGCGCCCGACGACGGTTGTTCGGCTGGAACGTCCGCTTGCCCTTGGCCACGGTCAACACTCCTCGAGTTTGTGGGCGCCAGGCGGCGCCCGATAGCTGGTCGGTAAAACGTATTCTGCGCGATGCTGAGCCACACAAAGCATTGCAAGTCTGGTCATCATCGATGCGCGTCGGTCCTGGCGCACAGGGTCGGTAACGACCTCAACGCGGTCAGCACAGGACCGCCACCGCACCAAGGGGTGACTGTACGAGGGTACTTACCCCCTAGATGTGGGTCAAACTCAGCCCCCACGAAGCCGGTCGTCGGACCAGGTCAACCTATGAACAGGGCTGTGGACTCCCTGCTCACCTATCAACACCCCTAGCCGCGGGGATGTGCGCGGCGCCCCGGCGGTAGCCAGTCGATAGCTGAATATCGGCAGGTGAGAGCGACACACCGGCCGAGCTGAAGCGTATTTCACATGTCCCCAGGGTTTTCCACATCTGTGGATAATTGTGTGGAAACACCCCTCCGGTGGCATATTCGTAGGCCGACGGCTGCCCTTCGCCGCTACCTTAGATGCCCGCATGCCCCGGTCGTCTGCGCCTATCGACAAATCTACTGGGGAGGACACTGCATGGACGACGAGCAGAACGTGTTGGCCACTGTGTGGCCCGAGGTGATCGCTGAGCTCACCACCGGCTCGCC
Coding sequences within:
- the rnpA gene encoding ribonuclease P protein component — translated: MLPEPYRLHHRADFSRTVRRGQRIGRRDLVVHVHVRGYDGIVGTSSPDGAASPGLKAPAGALVRVGGPRFGLIVSKAVGSAVIRHRVARRLRHMCGKVIHDLPAEADIVIRALPGAADASSDELLRQLRGALRKLDGARSS
- the yidD gene encoding membrane protein insertion efficiency factor YidD, which produces MRSLVRLPARLLIFLIELYRTYVSPTRMPVCRFTPTCSEYAVTALRTRGLFVGLGLTVVRLLKCAPWHPGGWDPVPERRTRARDGAAADTATSSDDAAAPHACKGSPPAVIGEPNDGSA
- the rpmH gene encoding 50S ribosomal protein L34, translating into MAKGKRTFQPNNRRRARVHGFRLRMRTRAGRAIVAARRGKGRKTLTA
- the yidC gene encoding membrane protein insertase YidC, yielding MLDFIYYPVSWILWFWHRVFAAIPGLGKDSGIAWALAVVFLVFTLRVVLYKPFVKQVRTTKQMQELQPQIKELQKKYKNDRQKMALEMQKLQKDHGFNPLMGCLPILAQVPVFLGLFHVLRSFNRTGHGFGQLGMSIQDNANTPNYVFNAADVQSFLSARLFGAPISAFITTPVSELQAFAIDGQLPSRVAIGAVAIPLMIIAGLATHFNARASVARQSAEAAANPQAAMMNKLALWVFPLGVLVGGPFLPIAILLYWVANNIWTYGQQHLVFGRMEKEEEEKKQQKLEQRAQNAPKPGAKPVNVRKKQSTDADAMDVVEDVVDTVSSNGTGAAKPKSSAQRRSGGGQKRPNRGRANQKRRR
- a CDS encoding protein jag, which translates into the protein MVSAETEPAEVATDSEEALIEEGEIAGDYLEQLLDVLDFDGDIDLDVEGDRAVVSIDGGRDLSKLVGRNGEVLDALQELTRLAVQQATGVRSRLMLDVAGWRAKRREELSELGTAAAQRVLESGAPEALAAMTPFERKIVHDAVAAVDGVESESEGVEPNRHVVVVPA